One region of Amphiprion ocellaris isolate individual 3 ecotype Okinawa chromosome 9, ASM2253959v1, whole genome shotgun sequence genomic DNA includes:
- the si:ch211-215k15.4 gene encoding fucolectin-3, with protein MMKLSVFLLLLLLTMSLASTYKNLALRGKATQSIRGNHDLSGASNAIDGNRDSTASHGSCTHTAEESNPWWRVDLLESYIITSITVTNRGDCCAERLNGLSIHVGNSLTNNGLDNPKAGTIAAAGLGESVTVNFSDRVEGRYVILALSGEKRILTVCEVEVYGYHAPTDENLALQGKATQSTVFSSGIPYNAIDGNRESSWDMGSCTHTDSIMSPWWRLDLRKTHKVFSVKVANRDTFSERLNGAEIRIGDSLVDNGNNNPRCAVITSIPAGAVTEFKCNGMDGRYVNIVIPGREEFLTLCEVEVYGSRLD; from the exons ATGATGAAACTGAGTGTTTTCcttctgctgctcctgctgacGATGAGCTTGGCTTCCACTTACA AAAACTTGGCCTTGCGTGGAAAAGCTACTCAGTCAATCCGTGGTAACCACGATCTGTCAGGTGCCTCCAACGCAATTGATGGAAACCGTGATTCTACCGCCTCACACGGATCGTGCACACATACTGCAGAAGAGTCTAACCCCTGGTGGAGAGTGGACCTGCTGGAGTCCTACATCATCACCTCCATCACCGTCACCAACAGAGGAGACTGCTGTGCGGAAAGGCTCAACGGACTGAGCATCCACGTAGGCAACTCCTTGACCAACAACGGCTTGGATAACCCAAA GGCTGGTACAATTGCTGCTGCTGGTCTAGGAGAATCAGTCACTGTGAATTTCAGTGACCGTGTTGAGGGACGTTATGTGATTTTGGCTCTATCTGGTGAAAAACGGATCCTTACGGTCTGTGAAGTGGAAGTCTACGGGTACCATGCCCCAACAG ATGAGAATCTTGCCCTCCAAGGAAAAGCCACACAGTCAACAGTATTTTCATCTGGCATACCATATAATGCCATAGATGGGAATCGTGAAAGCAGCTGGGACATGGGCTCCTGCACTCACACGGACAGCATCATGAGCCCCTGGTGGCGACTGGATCTGCGCAAAACACATAAAGTGTTTTCTGTCAAGGTAGCCAACAGGGACACATTCTCAGAACGACTCAATGGAGCCGAGATCCGCATTGGAGATTCTCTTGTCGACAACGGCAACAACAACCCCAG GTGTGCTGTGATCACAAGTATCCCGGCAGGTGCTGTCACGGAGTTCAAGTGCAACGGGATGGACGGCCGCTATGTTAATATCGTCATACCTGGCAGAGAAGAGTTCCTTACTCTGTGTGAGGTTGAGGTGTACGGCTCAAGGCTGGATTAG